From Mustela nigripes isolate SB6536 chromosome 13, MUSNIG.SB6536, whole genome shotgun sequence, one genomic window encodes:
- the LRFN5 gene encoding leucine-rich repeat and fibronectin type-III domain-containing protein 5 isoform X2, whose product MEKFLFYLFFIGIAVRAQICPKRCVCQILSPNLATLCAKKGLLFVPPNIDRRTVELRLADNFVTNIKRKDFANMTSLVDLTLSRNTISFITPHAFADLRNLRALHLNSNRLTKITNDMFSGLSNLHHLILNNNQLTLISSTAFDDVFALEELDLSYNNLETIPWDAVEKMVSLHTLSLDHNMIDNIPKGTFSHLHKMTRLDVTSNKLQKLPPDPLFQRAQVLATSGIISPSTFALSFGGNPLHCNCELLWLRRLSREDDLETCASPALLTGRYFWSIPEEEFLCEPPLITRHTHEMRVLEGQRATLRCKARGDPEPAIHWISPEGKLISNATRSLVYDNGTLDILITTVKDTGAFTCIASNPAGEATQTVDLHIIKLPHLLNSTNHIHEPDPGSSDISTSTKSGSNASSSNGDTKMSQDKIVVAEATSSTALLKFNFQRNIPGIRMFQIQYNGTYDDTLVYRMIPPTSKTFLVNNLAAGTMYDLCVLAIYDDGITSLTATRVVGCIQFTTEQDYVRCHFMQSQFLGGTMIIIIGGIIVASVLVFIIILMIRYKVCNNNGQHKVTKVSNVYSQTNGAQIQGCSVTLPQSMSKQAVGHEENAQCCKVASDNVIQSSETCSSQDSSTTTSALPPTWTSSASVSQKQKRKTGTKPSAEPQNEAVTNVESQNTNRNNSTALQLASRPPDSVTEGPSSKRAHSKPNALLTNVDQIVQETQELK is encoded by the exons atggaaaaatttcttttttatctgtttttcattGGCATAGCAGTGAGAGCTCAGATCTGTCCAAAGCGTTGTGTCTGTCAGATTTTGTCTCCTAATCTCGCAACCCTTTGTGCcaagaaagggcttttatttgttCCACCAAACATTGACAGAAGAACTGTGGAACTGCGGTTGGCAGACAATTTTGttacaaatattaaaaggaaagattttgCCAATATGACCAGCTTGGTGGACCTGACTCTATCCAGGAATACAATAAGTTTTATTACACCTCATGCTTTTGCCGACTTACGAAATTTGAGGGCATTGCATTTGAATAGCAACAGATTGACTAAAATTACAAATGATATGTTCAGTGGGCTTTCCAATCTCCATCATTTGATACTGAACAACAATCAACTGACTTTAATTTCTTCTACAGCATTTGACGATGTCTTTGCCCTTGAGGAGCTGGATCTGTCCTACAATAATTTAGAAACAATTCCTTGGGATGCTGTTGAGAAGATGGTTAGCCTGCACACCCTTAGTTTGGATCACAATATGATTGATAACATTCCTAAGGGGACTTTCTCCCACTTGCACAAGATGACTCGGCTAGATGTAACATCAAATAAATTGCAGAAGCTACCACCTGACCCTCTCTTTCAGCGAGCTCAGGTACTAGCAACCTCAGGAATAATCAGCCCATCAACTTTTGCATTAAGTTTTGGTGGAAACCCTTTGCATTGCAATTGTGAATTGTTGTGGTTGCGGCGTCTGTCCAGAGAAGATGACCTAGAGACTTGTGCTTCTCCAGCACTTTTAACTGGTCGCTATTTTTGGTCAATTCCTGAGGAAGAGTTTTTATGTGAGCCTCCTCTCATTACTCGTCATACACATGAGATGAGAGTCCTGGAAGGCCAAAGGGCAACCTTGAGGTGCAAAGCCAGGGGGGACCCTGAACCTGCAATTCACTGGATTTCTCCTGAAGGGAAGCTGATTTCAAATGCAACAAGATCTCTGGTGTATGATAATGGAACACTTGATATTCTTATAACAACCGTAAAGGATACAGGTGCTTTTACCTGCATTGCTTCTAATCCTGCTGGGGAAGCAACACAAACAGTGGACCTTCATATAATTAAGCTCCCTCACTTACTAAACAGTACAAATCATATCCATGAGCCTGATCCGGGTTCTTCAGATATCTCAACTTCTACTAAGTCAGGTTCTAATGCAAGCAGTAGTAATGGTGATACTAAAATGAGTCAAGATAAAATTGTAGTAGCAGAAGCGACATCATCTACCGCactacttaaatttaattttcaaaggaaTATTCCCGGAATACGTATGTTCCAAATCCAGTACAATGGTACTTATGATGACACCCTTGTTTACAG AATGATACCTCCTACGAGCAAAACTTTTCTTGTCAATAACCTGGCTGCTGGAACTATGTATGACTTGTGTGTCTTGGCAATATATGATGATGGCATCACTTCCCTCACTGCCACAAGAGTCGTGGGTTGCATCCAGTTTACAACGGAACAGGATTACGTGCGATGCCATTTCATGCAGTCCCAGTTTTTGGGAGGCACcatgattattattattggtgGAATAATTGTAGCATCCGTGCTGGTTTTCATCATCATCCTCATGATCCGGTATAAGGTTTGTAACAATAATGGGCAACACAAGGTCACCAAGGTCAGCAATGTCTACTCTCAAACTAATGGGGCTCAGATACAAGGCTGCAGTGTCACGCTGCCCCAGTCCATGTCCAAACAAGCTGTGGGACATGAAGAGAATGCTCAGTGTTGTAAAGTTGCCAGTGACAATGTGATACAGTCTTCAGAAACTTGTTCAAGTCAGGACTCCTCTACCACTACCTCTGCTTTGCCTCCTACCTGGACTTCAAGTGCTTCTGTGTcccaaaagcagaaaagaaagactgGCACAAAGCCAAGTGCCGAACCACAGAATGAAGCTGTCACAAATGTTGAGTCCCAAAACACTAACAGGAACAACTCAACTGCATTGCAGTTAGCTAGTCGACCTCCTGATTCTGTCACAGAGGGGCCCTCATCTAAAAGAGCACATTCAAAGCCAA ATGCTTTGCTGACTAATGTTGACCAGATTGTCCAGGAAACACAG GAGCTGAAATGA
- the LRFN5 gene encoding leucine-rich repeat and fibronectin type-III domain-containing protein 5 isoform X1, producing MEKFLFYLFFIGIAVRAQICPKRCVCQILSPNLATLCAKKGLLFVPPNIDRRTVELRLADNFVTNIKRKDFANMTSLVDLTLSRNTISFITPHAFADLRNLRALHLNSNRLTKITNDMFSGLSNLHHLILNNNQLTLISSTAFDDVFALEELDLSYNNLETIPWDAVEKMVSLHTLSLDHNMIDNIPKGTFSHLHKMTRLDVTSNKLQKLPPDPLFQRAQVLATSGIISPSTFALSFGGNPLHCNCELLWLRRLSREDDLETCASPALLTGRYFWSIPEEEFLCEPPLITRHTHEMRVLEGQRATLRCKARGDPEPAIHWISPEGKLISNATRSLVYDNGTLDILITTVKDTGAFTCIASNPAGEATQTVDLHIIKLPHLLNSTNHIHEPDPGSSDISTSTKSGSNASSSNGDTKMSQDKIVVAEATSSTALLKFNFQRNIPGIRMFQIQYNGTYDDTLVYRMIPPTSKTFLVNNLAAGTMYDLCVLAIYDDGITSLTATRVVGCIQFTTEQDYVRCHFMQSQFLGGTMIIIIGGIIVASVLVFIIILMIRYKVCNNNGQHKVTKVSNVYSQTNGAQIQGCSVTLPQSMSKQAVGHEENAQCCKVASDNVIQSSETCSSQDSSTTTSALPPTWTSSASVSQKQKRKTGTKPSAEPQNEAVTNVESQNTNRNNSTALQLASRPPDSVTEGPSSKRAHSKPNALLTNVDQIVQETQRLELI from the exons atggaaaaatttcttttttatctgtttttcattGGCATAGCAGTGAGAGCTCAGATCTGTCCAAAGCGTTGTGTCTGTCAGATTTTGTCTCCTAATCTCGCAACCCTTTGTGCcaagaaagggcttttatttgttCCACCAAACATTGACAGAAGAACTGTGGAACTGCGGTTGGCAGACAATTTTGttacaaatattaaaaggaaagattttgCCAATATGACCAGCTTGGTGGACCTGACTCTATCCAGGAATACAATAAGTTTTATTACACCTCATGCTTTTGCCGACTTACGAAATTTGAGGGCATTGCATTTGAATAGCAACAGATTGACTAAAATTACAAATGATATGTTCAGTGGGCTTTCCAATCTCCATCATTTGATACTGAACAACAATCAACTGACTTTAATTTCTTCTACAGCATTTGACGATGTCTTTGCCCTTGAGGAGCTGGATCTGTCCTACAATAATTTAGAAACAATTCCTTGGGATGCTGTTGAGAAGATGGTTAGCCTGCACACCCTTAGTTTGGATCACAATATGATTGATAACATTCCTAAGGGGACTTTCTCCCACTTGCACAAGATGACTCGGCTAGATGTAACATCAAATAAATTGCAGAAGCTACCACCTGACCCTCTCTTTCAGCGAGCTCAGGTACTAGCAACCTCAGGAATAATCAGCCCATCAACTTTTGCATTAAGTTTTGGTGGAAACCCTTTGCATTGCAATTGTGAATTGTTGTGGTTGCGGCGTCTGTCCAGAGAAGATGACCTAGAGACTTGTGCTTCTCCAGCACTTTTAACTGGTCGCTATTTTTGGTCAATTCCTGAGGAAGAGTTTTTATGTGAGCCTCCTCTCATTACTCGTCATACACATGAGATGAGAGTCCTGGAAGGCCAAAGGGCAACCTTGAGGTGCAAAGCCAGGGGGGACCCTGAACCTGCAATTCACTGGATTTCTCCTGAAGGGAAGCTGATTTCAAATGCAACAAGATCTCTGGTGTATGATAATGGAACACTTGATATTCTTATAACAACCGTAAAGGATACAGGTGCTTTTACCTGCATTGCTTCTAATCCTGCTGGGGAAGCAACACAAACAGTGGACCTTCATATAATTAAGCTCCCTCACTTACTAAACAGTACAAATCATATCCATGAGCCTGATCCGGGTTCTTCAGATATCTCAACTTCTACTAAGTCAGGTTCTAATGCAAGCAGTAGTAATGGTGATACTAAAATGAGTCAAGATAAAATTGTAGTAGCAGAAGCGACATCATCTACCGCactacttaaatttaattttcaaaggaaTATTCCCGGAATACGTATGTTCCAAATCCAGTACAATGGTACTTATGATGACACCCTTGTTTACAG AATGATACCTCCTACGAGCAAAACTTTTCTTGTCAATAACCTGGCTGCTGGAACTATGTATGACTTGTGTGTCTTGGCAATATATGATGATGGCATCACTTCCCTCACTGCCACAAGAGTCGTGGGTTGCATCCAGTTTACAACGGAACAGGATTACGTGCGATGCCATTTCATGCAGTCCCAGTTTTTGGGAGGCACcatgattattattattggtgGAATAATTGTAGCATCCGTGCTGGTTTTCATCATCATCCTCATGATCCGGTATAAGGTTTGTAACAATAATGGGCAACACAAGGTCACCAAGGTCAGCAATGTCTACTCTCAAACTAATGGGGCTCAGATACAAGGCTGCAGTGTCACGCTGCCCCAGTCCATGTCCAAACAAGCTGTGGGACATGAAGAGAATGCTCAGTGTTGTAAAGTTGCCAGTGACAATGTGATACAGTCTTCAGAAACTTGTTCAAGTCAGGACTCCTCTACCACTACCTCTGCTTTGCCTCCTACCTGGACTTCAAGTGCTTCTGTGTcccaaaagcagaaaagaaagactgGCACAAAGCCAAGTGCCGAACCACAGAATGAAGCTGTCACAAATGTTGAGTCCCAAAACACTAACAGGAACAACTCAACTGCATTGCAGTTAGCTAGTCGACCTCCTGATTCTGTCACAGAGGGGCCCTCATCTAAAAGAGCACATTCAAAGCCAA ATGCTTTGCTGACTAATGTTGACCAGATTGTCCAGGAAACACAG aggCTGGAGTTAATCTGA
- the LRFN5 gene encoding leucine-rich repeat and fibronectin type-III domain-containing protein 5 isoform X3 has translation MEKFLFYLFFIGIAVRAQICPKRCVCQILSPNLATLCAKKGLLFVPPNIDRRTVELRLADNFVTNIKRKDFANMTSLVDLTLSRNTISFITPHAFADLRNLRALHLNSNRLTKITNDMFSGLSNLHHLILNNNQLTLISSTAFDDVFALEELDLSYNNLETIPWDAVEKMVSLHTLSLDHNMIDNIPKGTFSHLHKMTRLDVTSNKLQKLPPDPLFQRAQVLATSGIISPSTFALSFGGNPLHCNCELLWLRRLSREDDLETCASPALLTGRYFWSIPEEEFLCEPPLITRHTHEMRVLEGQRATLRCKARGDPEPAIHWISPEGKLISNATRSLVYDNGTLDILITTVKDTGAFTCIASNPAGEATQTVDLHIIKLPHLLNSTNHIHEPDPGSSDISTSTKSGSNASSSNGDTKMSQDKIVVAEATSSTALLKFNFQRNIPGIRMFQIQYNGTYDDTLVYRKSRWEAIPLSQ, from the exons atggaaaaatttcttttttatctgtttttcattGGCATAGCAGTGAGAGCTCAGATCTGTCCAAAGCGTTGTGTCTGTCAGATTTTGTCTCCTAATCTCGCAACCCTTTGTGCcaagaaagggcttttatttgttCCACCAAACATTGACAGAAGAACTGTGGAACTGCGGTTGGCAGACAATTTTGttacaaatattaaaaggaaagattttgCCAATATGACCAGCTTGGTGGACCTGACTCTATCCAGGAATACAATAAGTTTTATTACACCTCATGCTTTTGCCGACTTACGAAATTTGAGGGCATTGCATTTGAATAGCAACAGATTGACTAAAATTACAAATGATATGTTCAGTGGGCTTTCCAATCTCCATCATTTGATACTGAACAACAATCAACTGACTTTAATTTCTTCTACAGCATTTGACGATGTCTTTGCCCTTGAGGAGCTGGATCTGTCCTACAATAATTTAGAAACAATTCCTTGGGATGCTGTTGAGAAGATGGTTAGCCTGCACACCCTTAGTTTGGATCACAATATGATTGATAACATTCCTAAGGGGACTTTCTCCCACTTGCACAAGATGACTCGGCTAGATGTAACATCAAATAAATTGCAGAAGCTACCACCTGACCCTCTCTTTCAGCGAGCTCAGGTACTAGCAACCTCAGGAATAATCAGCCCATCAACTTTTGCATTAAGTTTTGGTGGAAACCCTTTGCATTGCAATTGTGAATTGTTGTGGTTGCGGCGTCTGTCCAGAGAAGATGACCTAGAGACTTGTGCTTCTCCAGCACTTTTAACTGGTCGCTATTTTTGGTCAATTCCTGAGGAAGAGTTTTTATGTGAGCCTCCTCTCATTACTCGTCATACACATGAGATGAGAGTCCTGGAAGGCCAAAGGGCAACCTTGAGGTGCAAAGCCAGGGGGGACCCTGAACCTGCAATTCACTGGATTTCTCCTGAAGGGAAGCTGATTTCAAATGCAACAAGATCTCTGGTGTATGATAATGGAACACTTGATATTCTTATAACAACCGTAAAGGATACAGGTGCTTTTACCTGCATTGCTTCTAATCCTGCTGGGGAAGCAACACAAACAGTGGACCTTCATATAATTAAGCTCCCTCACTTACTAAACAGTACAAATCATATCCATGAGCCTGATCCGGGTTCTTCAGATATCTCAACTTCTACTAAGTCAGGTTCTAATGCAAGCAGTAGTAATGGTGATACTAAAATGAGTCAAGATAAAATTGTAGTAGCAGAAGCGACATCATCTACCGCactacttaaatttaattttcaaaggaaTATTCCCGGAATACGTATGTTCCAAATCCAGTACAATGGTACTTATGATGACACCCTTGTTTACAG GAAGTCACGTTGGGAGGCTATTCCATTATCCCAATGA